The genomic interval TGGCACCTCTGAAAAGACTGCTCATGGTCCCTGTTCCAAAGGAGCATTTCTCTCCTGGCAGAGAACTTTTTGCCTCATTGTTCATAATAACTTTACACCTTGTCTTTCAGATAAACCCGAGCAATGGAGGGATTGCGGCATTACATCAACCCCGCCCACGCCATTTCTCTCCTGAGCGCGCTCAACGAGGAGCGCCTCAAGGGGCAGCTGTGTGACGTGCTTCTGATTGTCGGAGACCAGAAATTTCGAGCCCATAAAAATGTCTTGGCTGCTAGCAGTGAATACTTTCATAGTTTATTCACAAATAAGGACAATGAGTCACAAACTGTATTTCAGCTTGACTTTTGTGAACCAGATGCTTTTGATAATGTTCTGAACTACATTTATTCCTCGTCTTTGTTTGTGGAGAAAGGCAGCCTTGCCGCTGTGCAGGAGCTAGGTTATAGCCTCGGGATATCCTTTCTGACAAACATCGTCTCTAAAACACCTCAAGCCCCCTTTCCCATGTGTCCCAACAGAAAAAAACTATTCACAGACCCTGATGAAAACATTTCTCAAAAGAGAAGTGTCATTGTCTGTCAAAGTAGGAATGAagcacaaggaaaaactgtgaGTCCAAGTCCCCCCGATCTAAGCCATACGTCCCGGCCGCCCCAGAGCACTGCAGTGAAGGCCAATACCAGTAAGCCACAAGTTCCCAAAGCTATTGAACCACTTCACAATGTGTCATTGACTGACAAGAGCTGGCCCAAAGAGGGTTCTGTGGGATACACAAAGTCCCTTGAGTGCTCCGGATCTTTGGATGATACTAACAGAAGCAACCTGGTGAAGAGGAACGCCGTCCCGCCTCCCACACCTCTGCCGGACAGAGAGACTGTGGACAGTAAACCAGGCGGGAGCGGTCAGCTTCCCAAAGGAAAAGCTATAGAGCTGGCTTTGAAAAGGCCGCGGCCACCTGTTCTGTCTCTTCGAAGCTCATCAGAGACTCCCTATGTATTGAAAGAAACTAACAGAGGCAGTGGCCCGGGCGAGGACAGGAACCTGTTGTACTATTCAAAGCTGGGCCTGGTGATCCCATCCACGGGATCTGCTTCTGCAAACCAGAGCATTGACAGAAGTGGCCCGCTGGTTAAGAGTCTCCTGCGGCGATCACTGTCAATGGACAGCCAGGTTCCTGTCTACTCACCCTCAATAGATCTGAAATCTTCCCAGGGGTCACCCGCCATGCCAAGTGACAGTCCAGGGAATGTGTTTTCTGCTTTATCTCAAAAGTCATCTTTAAAAGAGGGTAGTGAAAAACCATCCCTGGATGATGAGACTCCAGCTACCCAGCCGCACCGCCTCAGGTCCTTCAGTGCTTCTCAGTCCGCGGAAAGGGAGGGTGCCCCAGCTGTCGCTGAGGTTCGAATCAAGATGGAGCCCCGCAGCCCAGTGGCAGATCCCTCTGACATCATTCAGGTCACTGTGGGAGACGCTGCGGGGGCAACGTCCAGCCTGAGAGACCTTTCTCTGAAAACAGAAGATGACCAAAAGGACATGAGCAGACTCCCAGCAAAAAGGAGATTCCAGGCGGACCGACGACTGCCATTGAAGAAGTTAAAGGTGGACGAGCACGGCTCCCTGGTGTCAGAAGATAATCTCGAGGAAGGTGCAAGCCCCACTCTCAACGCTGACTTCCCAGATTCTGACTTGAATAAAGATGAATTTGGTGAGTTGGAGGGAACAAGACCAAACAAAAAGTTTAAATGCAAACATTGCCTTAAGATCTTTAGATCAACAGCAGGTCTTCACCGGCACATTAACATGTACCACAACCCAGAAAAGCCCTACGCTTGTGACATCTGTCACAAGCGCTTTCACACAAACTTCAAAGTGTGGACCCACTGTCAGACCCAGCACGGCATAGTGAAGAATCCGTCACCAGCCTCTAGTTCACATGCCGTTCTGGATGAAAAATTCCAAAGAAAGCTGATTGacatagtgagagagagagagattaagaggGCCCTGATCATTAAGTTGAGGCGCAGCAAGTCCAGTTTTCAGGGGCAGAGTAGTTCCCCAGCTCAAGTCATCAAGAGGAACTTGAGGTCACGCGCCAAAGGCACGTACATTTGTACTTACTGTGGAAAGGCCTATCGCTTTCTCTCTCAGTTCAAACAGCACATAAAGATGCACCCGGGAGAGAAGCCCCTTGGAGGACACAAGGTCGCTAAGCCGAAAGCACTCGCTCTTGACGGTCCAGTAGAGAACAAGGAGGTTTTCCAGTGCCGCCTCTGTAACGCTAAGCTCTCTTCTCTCCTAGAGCAAGGCAGCCATGAGCGACTGTGCCGAAACGCCACCGTGTGCCCCTACTGCAGCCTTAGGTTCTTTTCGCCCGAGCTCAAGCGCGAGCATGAAGGCAAGTGTGAGTACAAGAAGCTGACGTGCCTGGAGTGCATGCGCACGTTCAAGTCCTCCTTCAGCATCTGGCGGCACCAGGTCGAAGTCCACAATCAGAACACCATGGCTCCAGCCGAAAACTTCTCCTTGCCCATCGTGGACCACAACGGCGAAGTCACCAGCTCCTCCAGGCCCCAAGCCCAGCCCGAGCCTCAGAAAGCAAACCACGTGGTCACAGCAAAAGACGACAACACGTTCAGTGACAGTTCAGAGCAAGTCAACTTCGATTCGGAGGATTCCTCCTGTCTCCCCGAAGACCTTAGCCTTTCGAAGCAACTGAAGATCCAGGTCAAAGAGGAGCCCCTGGAGGAAGCCGAGGAGGCGGGGCCTGAGGCCAGCGCAGGGCCCAGGGAAGCACCTTCCAGCACGGACTCCAGCCTGTGGCCCTGTGAGAAATGCGGGAAGACGTTCCCAGCACACAAGCAGCTGGAGCGGCACCAGGAGCTCCTGTGTTCTGTGAAACCGTTCATCTGTCACGTTTGCAACAAAGCTTTTCGCACCAACTTCCGGCTCTGGAGTCACTTCCAGTCACACATGTCTCAGGCTACCGAGGACTCGGCACATAAGGAATCTGAAGCATGCCCTGCTCCCACAAACTCTCCATCACCGCCACCACCACTGCCCCCGCCACCACCACTGCCCAAGATCCAGCCCCTGGAGCCCGACAGTCCAACGGGTCTGTCCGAAAACTCAGCTCCAGCATCTGATAAACTGTTTGTGCCCCAAGAATCAGACACACTGTTTTACCATGCCCCACCCCTTTCAGCAATCACATTTAAAAGACAATTTATGTGTAAACTTTGCCATAGGACATTCAAGACCGCATTTAGTCTTTGGAGTCATGAACAAACCCACAATTAAAAGACCTCCTTTTTCACCTAGAACAAACTGGGGGCGGTCTCCAGATTTCAGCCTAAGTTGTGAAATGTGTAATaagaagcaaaatattttttacaaaagaataataaaggtTGGAAGTTGTTAACGCTTGAGTATAAGTTTTGAGGTAAactgataataataatgatgtcCTTACTCAACTtaggaaaactaaaaaattctgtgCTTCTGGACCTGTCACAGGATGACTTGACTTCATTACTGTTGAAATTTTATTGATCTTGGTTGTTTGCATGGTTCTTCATTCCACAGTGTCAGCATAATCTTTTACTTAAGATGGTTTTGCTTTTGTACTAATTTGCAGTTACTGAAATGTTACTAAAGGATTTCTTCTTTTGATTACATCAGATACCTAAATTCTTGTTAAATCTAAGCCCTGTTCTTACGTCCAAAACTTAACAGGAAGAAGTGGAATAGATTGCAGTATTGATTTAGGTCTTTAGAATACTCtagcaataaaaaaagataaacctcAACTTTAATAAGTTATCCTGACACTTGATAAAAATATTTGGCATTTTGTGATCATgtagatcttttattttttttgtatgaaaATTGCGAGACATTTAAATCGGCAATAGTAATActtagatttttataaaataaaaacttgcttTTCGgtcatttagtgtaattactggTGGAAGACTTGGGCAACGAAAATACTAAGATTTCTGGAAGGCCTCTAAAGCCAGTTCACAAAAGCTTTAGTAGGGACAGGCATTGTAATCAATTCGCTGCATTGTGCTGTGTACACGTCACAGTTCTAAGTTCAGTCCAGCCCCTAGAGGATCGTGAACGTTTGGTTTCCTCTGGTTTGTACTGCCACATTTGAAAATTGAGTGTATTTGGGGTCAAGATAACGTGGCACTAACTTTGAAATTGACAGCGTTAGTATAGTAAGTATATAACGAATAAGGTTGGGATCTGTATTCACAAAGATCCAGCCGCTCTGAATCCCGAATTACCATTCTCTTCCCAACACTTGAGAAACACCACACTGCAGTCTACATGTCCTTTCAGAAACAACATTTACAATTTACAGTTTACTACCTCTTTGTCTTGTGATAAGTTCTGTTAGAATTCGTTGGAGTTTATCATAGTAAGACCTTCATAGTGAAACTATCCTGCTTTAAGTCACTGCTCAGTATTTCATGAAGAGGTAGTAAAATTACTTGGTCCAAAATTagtttttcttacttcttttgggttttttttttctattttgtataaGTTGTAATTAAAAGCCATTCAATAAGTCTTACCCAAATTTCAAAGGGTCTGTTTcaaaagattaaatttttttttcacttgtggaggtggttagatacataaaagaaaaattggggGAATTGCAAAATCCTTTTGAGGTAGTATGGCTAAGACTCCCCaagtttattactttttttacagGCTCTTCTTTCAAATAAATGAACTACTGTGACTAAGAAACAATTTTCTGAGTACTTAAAAGCTGTGCTTCAGCAGACGACCACTGTCCTCGCCTGTCTCCTCACCCACATTCCGTTCCCAGTGGCAGGAAAGACATTCTTTGTATTTCAAACAagcatttttacaaaaatatgaattgactttttacattataaaaatgaCATATAAAATTTTGCCTTTTATTCTTCCATTTGAAAACACAAGTCCCAAAATATTTGAGGGGATGCTTCCCGTTTCTGTTCTTTCTTAAATTTGATGGCAAAAGGAAGATAAAGTTAAGTTACAGTTAAGTGATGATGACCATCTTTGTATTTTCTTGAAGAAACCTATGcattttaaagacaaaactaCAGCATATGATTTTATGTCAAACATTAGGGTGAATTACTGTCCACTGGGTTCATTTCCCTGTGTAATGTGGTATTTCTTACTCTGAACACCATGGTTGCTAccacttaagaaaaaagacagTTTCCCTCAGTGTAATCATTACTCACAGCTGTTTGAGTATCTGTAGTAATCCCATAAGACTCAGTATCTTGGCATTATAAATTCAGTATCCCAGGACTTGCACCTTTATGCTacttttttgaggttttttaataaagttgaccagtaaaaaatatttttgatctaACTGTAGGCTCTGTGAATCTGTTAGATTTTAAAACTTGCCAGTGTTCTGTCTTGTTAGTTTACATTTTTGTCTAGGCAAGGAACATaagatttcaaataaaattttgaaccaaaaatatttataatgcagTTCTggtttttctattactttttataCTGTACCTTAAAAAGCATTAGGCTGAAAGAGTTTATTTTGGtggtcaaaatataaaatatgcgtCCACTCATGTAACTGTTTTACACGTTAGGAAGTAAAACAATGAAAGACGAGTTAATTGCTTTATTCAGTAAACAGGTTTTTGAAGAATTTATCTCAATAGGTGAATACTTGGTATAAGACCTTGGTCTTTCATTGTTGCAACTCTTTAGCTAGAAAATATATTCTTGAAAAAGTTTTTTCTGAttgtaattaatttttgaaaatgtagaAAGCTTATTATTCCTTGTAAGTATTCAAGATGCCTGCTTTTTTAATGCAGTTGTAAGAAGAATGTAAGATGCTTTAATATATTCTTAAACTTGTTACAGAATCATTTTCTTCatgttggggagggagggaggggggaacaCCATAAATCACGTTTTTATTACGGTAAGCAATGGAGGTAACAGTGCATATTGGttataataatatttcaacagtattagattatttacatttaaaactgGTTATGGTtagtatgcatatataattttattgaaatacataACACTTCAACAGTGATGCCATGTGCATTCGTGAGGATATGTAAGAGGGTCTTGGTTTTCTGATTTAGAATGAATTGTAATacccttctctttaaaaatatgtcccTGCGCATAATTGGTGATAAGCTAATCCACACACAGCACCCGCTGGTGCTGAAAACAGAAACATGATAATGAGACATGCCCTTCCGTGGAGGCAAGGAGTGTTTTCATCTACAGGCCAACTGGACAGAAGAGACAGAAGTAATCCTCTAAAGTTGGCCTTTGTTCCctcaaatttgtgtgtgtgtttgtgtttatgtgtatgtgcGCGTGTGTGCATGCAACCATAATCTGGAACTCTAGgaagtaaaattatttgaattttcttacTGCAAGAATAATTAGGTGTCATTCATAACAGGCTTCTTTATAAACTGCACTAACTTAATGGAATATTACAAGTCAATTCCACCAATTTTGGATGTTTTCATGTTCTTTGCAATGATTTTGAAAAGCATTGACTTAAATAATGCTAACACATTCTTTAATAAGTTCTTTAACACTGGCCTTTTTGAGTTTTAAAGATAGGTTTTTCTCTGTGGCTTGAGCACTTTCAGAAGTTTGGTGTTTGCCTCATTCTTGACACATTCACTTCAGTGCTGCTCAGTGATCTGGGGCTGAGCATTACCCCGTGACTGGGAGAGAACTGAACAGCTGGCTTTGAGATGAGTTCAtgtcaggcttttaaaaaattcctttagaGACAGTCATTTGGGAACCAAAGTATGTTACTGTAAATGTGTAAAATAACTGATTTCAGTGATCTTTGGCCATTTATTGctgtccagatttttctgttataCTTGGTTAATACTGGTTTTCAAGAAGTGATAACTTCTTACATTAAGCCAagactgtttttaaaagtttcattatataaatggtaattgttaaaagaaaaaaatttggttttataattctatatattttgttgttacatccttagcaaaataaatggttgtttgattttatttaggAATAAGCTTTTTTGGACTCAACATTCATAGTCAAATAGGATTTCTATGGAATGTTAATCCGTTGCTTATTTGTATCCAATTCTGTTGTCTGTTTACTTTGCTTAAATCTGACTAAAAATGATGGGAGTCAATAAATTTGTATTGTATTTTGTTCTGAATCTCAGTCTCATTGGTATGATTTGGACAGTGATAATGATAATGTTTGATAGCATTTAAATTTGTGAAAGTGGAGATAAAACCTTTCTATTTGGCCAATATGACTAGCCACCTGCAAGTTGTAAGAGAGATTTAATTTTCCCCCACAGTTCTGGGCTGCTTGTGGAAGGAATTGCATGCACTAAAGCTTCACTGATTTGGGCACCACGAATATAACTAAAACCACATTAGCAGCAGTCTGCACAATCTACCTTTTTCTTTTACtgttcaaattaatatttttaaagaaatgattggGGGGGGGTGAGTGCTCAGAAAGAACATTATTAAACCCCCCACATTGACATTTCTGCATCGCGACTGATAAACTAGTTTTCTTTCATAATTTCAAGGTGCCCGTATTGTAGCATTTTTTCCCTTCTATCGTGGCTCTTCTCTCACACCAGTGTGTCTTAACTATTATAGTAGGTTCGCTTTGCCTGTTAAGGGAAGAGCTGAGCCTTAAAATTCAGATGCCCACCAACCTGGCTGTGGAAATAGGGAAGGAGAGATGGACTaggccaggcgtggccaacagtttttgccccaggccagattagaagaACATTTTTCAtgggccggatgaaatattaaaattaaaaaatgttaaatacaaaaactttaaacaaaattttattatgtaatttctttatgaataaatgggagtgaaaaaaatttattatacaatattattttaataaaaatgtaattacatactgtataaatatccaaactattgcAATCAATCgagataatatttaattaatagaatgagcttgaaggggttatatcacaaataaaacaattatttcgttttacaaacagcctggacatgtttcaGTTaccaactgcagctattgtctatgctacaatgccacttgattcagcacacttgaccacaaaaataacgaattgtttgaccttgggtgcgcactggcaaactccgcctgaaagaatgtgggtttcacattgccgctaaacatcaaacagttcatatcgagtacagatgagtacaaaagttgtaaatctttataatggaattttttttaaaaataagtatcgtgaatccactcgaccaattattggaagttaaccctagattagtcacacacggaattcttttccgcatatcactatcatcttaaatatcttgatttccaataatcaagacacttccgcttctgagtagctgagattttaaagtagcggagaatatgaagaatttaatcgtgggctgcataaactcattacacaggctgcatgtggcctgtgggccagatgttggccatgcctggactAGACGGTCATTACTGATCCCCTACACCTGGGTTTGCACTTGCCTCTTCCAATGGTTTCAGATTCCTTGCCTGACCCCTAAACTAGGCTTTTCTGGGAACCTCTGGCTAAAAGTTTCATGAACACTGCACCAGGAATACATGGCAGAATCTTTATTTGATTCTCCTTAAGTCCTGTTCAGCTTGCTaccaaataattttgtttttaaaacttagatctgggccctggccggttggctcagtggtagagcgtctgcctggggtgcggaagtcccaggttcgattcccggccagggcacacaggagaagtgcccatctgcttctccacccctccccctctccttcctctctgtctctctcttcccctcccacagccaaggctccattggagcaaaagatggcacaggcgctggggatggctccttggcctgtgccccaggtgctagaatggctctggtcgcgacagagcaatgccccggatgggcagagcatcgccccctggtgggtgtgccaggtggatcccggtcgggcgcatgcgggagtctgtctgactgcctgtctccccgtttccagcttcagaaaaatacaacaaaaaaaaacttagatcTTCCCTTTCTTAGGAATGATGAGCTTTTCGAGGTTTGGGATTGTTCCCTTCCTGTCGTGTCCTCCTTGG from Saccopteryx leptura isolate mSacLep1 chromosome 2, mSacLep1_pri_phased_curated, whole genome shotgun sequence carries:
- the ZBTB21 gene encoding zinc finger and BTB domain-containing protein 21 isoform X2 — encoded protein: MEGLRHYINPAHAISLLSALNEERLKGQLCDVLLIVGDQKFRAHKNVLAASSEYFHSLFTNKDNESQTVFQLDFCEPDAFDNVLNYIYSSSLFVEKGSLAAVQELGYSLGISFLTNIVSKTPQAPFPMCPNRKKLFTDPDENISQKRSVIVCQSRNEAQGKTVSPSPPDLSHTSRPPQSTAVKANTSKPQVPKAIEPLHNVSLTDKSWPKEGSVGYTKSLECSGSLDDTNRSNLVKRNAVPPPTPLPDRETVDSKPGGSGQLPKGKAIELALKRPRPPVLSLRSSSETPYVLKETNRGSGPGEDRNLLYYSKLGLVIPSTGSASANQSIDRSGPLVKSLLRRSLSMDSQVPVYSPSIDLKSSQGSPAMPSDSPGNVFSALSQKSSLKEGSEKPSLDDETPATQPHRLRSFSASQSAEREGAPAVAEVRIKMEPRSPVADPSDIIQVTVGDAAGATSSLRDLSLKTEDDQKDMSRLPAKRRFQADRRLPLKKLKVDEHGSLVSEDNLEEGASPTLNADFPDSDLNKDEFEQGSHERLCRNATVCPYCSLRFFSPELKREHEGKCEYKKLTCLECMRTFKSSFSIWRHQVEVHNQNTMAPAENFSLPIVDHNGEVTSSSRPQAQPEPQKANHVVTAKDDNTFSDSSEQVNFDSEDSSCLPEDLSLSKQLKIQVKEEPLEEAEEAGPEASAGPREAPSSTDSSLWPCEKCGKTFPAHKQLERHQELLCSVKPFICHVCNKAFRTNFRLWSHFQSHMSQATEDSAHKESEACPAPTNSPSPPPPLPPPPPLPKIQPLEPDSPTGLSENSAPASDKLFVPQESDTLFYHAPPLSAITFKRQFMCKLCHRTFKTAFSLWSHEQTHN
- the ZBTB21 gene encoding zinc finger and BTB domain-containing protein 21 isoform X1, with amino-acid sequence MEGLRHYINPAHAISLLSALNEERLKGQLCDVLLIVGDQKFRAHKNVLAASSEYFHSLFTNKDNESQTVFQLDFCEPDAFDNVLNYIYSSSLFVEKGSLAAVQELGYSLGISFLTNIVSKTPQAPFPMCPNRKKLFTDPDENISQKRSVIVCQSRNEAQGKTVSPSPPDLSHTSRPPQSTAVKANTSKPQVPKAIEPLHNVSLTDKSWPKEGSVGYTKSLECSGSLDDTNRSNLVKRNAVPPPTPLPDRETVDSKPGGSGQLPKGKAIELALKRPRPPVLSLRSSSETPYVLKETNRGSGPGEDRNLLYYSKLGLVIPSTGSASANQSIDRSGPLVKSLLRRSLSMDSQVPVYSPSIDLKSSQGSPAMPSDSPGNVFSALSQKSSLKEGSEKPSLDDETPATQPHRLRSFSASQSAEREGAPAVAEVRIKMEPRSPVADPSDIIQVTVGDAAGATSSLRDLSLKTEDDQKDMSRLPAKRRFQADRRLPLKKLKVDEHGSLVSEDNLEEGASPTLNADFPDSDLNKDEFGELEGTRPNKKFKCKHCLKIFRSTAGLHRHINMYHNPEKPYACDICHKRFHTNFKVWTHCQTQHGIVKNPSPASSSHAVLDEKFQRKLIDIVREREIKRALIIKLRRSKSSFQGQSSSPAQVIKRNLRSRAKGTYICTYCGKAYRFLSQFKQHIKMHPGEKPLGGHKVAKPKALALDGPVENKEVFQCRLCNAKLSSLLEQGSHERLCRNATVCPYCSLRFFSPELKREHEGKCEYKKLTCLECMRTFKSSFSIWRHQVEVHNQNTMAPAENFSLPIVDHNGEVTSSSRPQAQPEPQKANHVVTAKDDNTFSDSSEQVNFDSEDSSCLPEDLSLSKQLKIQVKEEPLEEAEEAGPEASAGPREAPSSTDSSLWPCEKCGKTFPAHKQLERHQELLCSVKPFICHVCNKAFRTNFRLWSHFQSHMSQATEDSAHKESEACPAPTNSPSPPPPLPPPPPLPKIQPLEPDSPTGLSENSAPASDKLFVPQESDTLFYHAPPLSAITFKRQFMCKLCHRTFKTAFSLWSHEQTHN